A window of Leptospira brenneri contains these coding sequences:
- the panC gene encoding pantoate--beta-alanine ligase: MIVVSEIQELKNIITDWKKAGLSIGFCPTMGSLHAGHLDLVERSKKETNKTIVSIFVNPTQFNDPKDFENYPINTNADLKLCEEKGVDLVFLPDVKTMYPETKTPILLSIPELQKHLCGRTRPGHFEGVLQIVSKLFHLTEPNKAFFGLKDYQQFRVISAMVKNLNFPLEVVGVPTRREEDGLAMSSRNVRLTEKHRETANLIPRMFALANKTILGGERDIHLLKEILRDFLLTGASVRIDYLEVVDPENLQPKEKLEGEVLLALAVFVGEVRLIDNQIISIQN, translated from the coding sequence ATGATCGTTGTTTCTGAGATCCAAGAATTAAAAAATATAATTACTGATTGGAAAAAGGCAGGTCTTTCGATTGGATTTTGTCCGACCATGGGCAGTCTTCATGCTGGGCATTTGGATCTTGTGGAAAGATCAAAAAAAGAAACAAACAAAACCATTGTTTCGATCTTTGTAAATCCTACTCAATTTAATGATCCTAAAGATTTTGAAAACTATCCAATCAATACAAACGCAGATTTAAAGTTATGCGAAGAAAAGGGAGTAGATTTGGTATTTCTGCCGGATGTCAAAACCATGTATCCTGAAACCAAAACTCCCATCCTCTTAAGTATCCCTGAATTACAAAAACACCTTTGTGGTCGCACAAGGCCTGGCCATTTTGAAGGTGTATTACAAATTGTTTCAAAACTTTTTCATTTAACAGAACCAAATAAGGCATTCTTTGGACTGAAAGATTACCAACAGTTCCGAGTGATTTCGGCTATGGTTAAAAATTTAAATTTTCCTTTAGAAGTAGTCGGAGTTCCCACCCGTAGAGAAGAAGACGGACTGGCGATGAGTTCCAGGAATGTTCGTTTAACAGAAAAACATAGAGAAACGGCAAATCTGATTCCTCGTATGTTTGCTCTTGCAAATAAAACAATCCTAGGTGGCGAAAGAGACATTCATCTACTCAAAGAAATCCTCAGAGATTTTTTGCTGACCGGTGCCTCCGTTCGGATCGATTATTTGGAAGTCGTGGATCCAGAGAACTTACAACCTAAAGAAAAATTAGAAGGTGAGGTTTTGCTCGCTTTAGCTGTATTTGTTGGGGAAGTCCGACTCATCGACAACCAAATCATTTCAATTCAAAATTAA
- the hisD gene encoding histidinol dehydrogenase: MPIPILRCEKNSRTPFERFLSGAKEDLSSATKNILPILEAVRTRGDKALMEFTEKFDGIKLSSVTTNPHSVQTNIDSKTKEAFLRAKSNIEAFHEAQKRESWSKTIDGNRLGVKYTPIPSLSVYAPGGKALYPSSVLMGVIPAKIAGVGNIQLITPPQKNGLPEILIWLCQILGVNRIVTVGGAQGIAAAAYGTETIPKSEFVVGPGNAYVAAAKSYLAGQGLIGIDSPAGPSEVCIIADSSANPKWIACDMLSQAEHGEDSSAILLTTDEDFAKQVSEELEKAFIERPKRLEMKQTSIYKNSAILVFPSLEDCIWFSNELAPEHLEIQTRDNESVFAKIEHAGSVFIGPYSPVAMGDYISGTNHILPTARGSRIYSSLGVDTFLKRVTFQEVTKESLKNLYPFVKLMSELEGLDEEHGTSVKVRTEEF; encoded by the coding sequence AAAAACATTCTTCCCATCTTGGAGGCAGTGCGTACGAGAGGGGATAAAGCCCTAATGGAATTCACCGAGAAGTTTGACGGCATCAAACTCAGTTCGGTCACGACCAATCCACACTCGGTTCAAACAAATATTGATTCTAAAACCAAGGAAGCATTTCTTAGGGCAAAATCAAATATCGAAGCCTTTCATGAAGCACAAAAAAGGGAGTCTTGGTCAAAGACCATTGATGGAAATAGGCTTGGTGTTAAATACACGCCGATTCCTTCTCTTTCTGTTTATGCACCAGGGGGTAAGGCTCTTTATCCTTCTAGTGTTCTTATGGGAGTGATTCCTGCAAAGATTGCTGGTGTAGGAAACATCCAACTCATCACACCTCCTCAAAAAAATGGGCTTCCTGAAATTTTAATTTGGCTCTGTCAAATTCTTGGTGTGAATAGAATTGTCACAGTCGGTGGGGCACAAGGGATTGCTGCCGCTGCTTACGGAACAGAAACCATTCCTAAATCCGAATTTGTGGTAGGACCTGGAAACGCTTATGTTGCCGCCGCCAAATCTTACTTAGCGGGTCAAGGTCTCATTGGAATCGATAGTCCAGCGGGTCCAAGTGAAGTCTGTATCATCGCAGATTCATCTGCAAATCCAAAATGGATCGCTTGTGATATGTTATCGCAAGCAGAACATGGAGAAGATTCTTCTGCAATTTTACTGACAACGGATGAAGATTTTGCCAAACAAGTAAGTGAAGAATTAGAAAAAGCATTCATAGAACGCCCCAAACGTTTGGAAATGAAACAAACCTCAATTTATAAAAATTCAGCGATTTTAGTATTCCCGAGTTTAGAAGATTGTATTTGGTTTTCGAATGAACTTGCACCAGAACATTTGGAAATCCAAACCAGAGACAATGAATCCGTATTTGCAAAAATTGAACATGCGGGAAGTGTATTTATCGGTCCTTATTCTCCAGTGGCTATGGGTGATTATATTAGCGGAACCAATCATATCCTTCCGACTGCAAGAGGAAGTCGAATTTATTCATCCCTCGGTGTGGACACATTTTTAAAACGAGTTACCTTTCAGGAAGTCACAAAAGAATCCTTAAAGAACTTATATCCTTTTGTTAAATTAATGTCTGAGTTAGAAGGTTTAGATGAAGAACACGGTACGAGTGTAAAGGTTCGAACAGAGGAATTTTGA